One genomic segment of Bacteroidota bacterium includes these proteins:
- a CDS encoding SGNH/GDSL hydrolase family protein: MDCGLSDFFTKGLIMYFGLDNPVKVLLVGHSHTVLGLDKETMEKQLHCKVAKYAIEGANAQIRHTMIQHFLHQNSDSLKLIVYDVDAFFLTGKG; encoded by the coding sequence ACTGTGGACTTTCTGATTTTTTTACTAAAGGACTAATCATGTATTTTGGCCTGGACAATCCGGTTAAGGTATTGCTGGTTGGGCATTCACATACCGTATTGGGCTTGGATAAAGAAACTATGGAAAAACAACTTCATTGTAAGGTGGCCAAATATGCTATAGAAGGTGCAAATGCTCAAATCAGGCATACCATGATTCAGCATTTCCTTCATCAGAACAGTGATTCCCTGAAGTTGATTGTATACGATGTGGATGCATTCTTTCTGACGGGGAAGGGA